Proteins from a single region of Stappia sp. ES.058:
- a CDS encoding ABC transporter permease codes for MLGYTIKRLLQMVFVLWIVSVIVFLMMSFTGDPVFMVIPIDSTQAEIDQARRILGLDRSLFEQYLVFMQGMLQGDFGRSYVYRQPAMDLILERLPATMEIVVVAMIFAALVAIPLGVYAGANPNRTTSRAIMSGSLLGISLPSFWVGMMLIFVLAVQWQIFPSSGRGDTVEFLGLKLSILTLDGWYHIILPSLTLSLATMAIILRITRAGMMEVMRQDYMKFARAKGVSRRGVLYGHGLRNALIPVVTIFGLQLGDLIAFATITETIFAWPGLGKLLIDSIYRADRPVIVVYLMLVAFIFVVINFLVDMVYTWIDPRITVK; via the coding sequence GTGCTCGGTTACACGATCAAACGTCTCTTGCAGATGGTCTTCGTCCTGTGGATCGTATCGGTCATCGTCTTCTTGATGATGAGCTTTACCGGCGATCCGGTGTTCATGGTCATCCCCATCGATTCCACACAGGCGGAAATCGATCAGGCACGCCGGATTCTCGGCCTCGACCGGTCCCTGTTCGAACAATACCTCGTCTTCATGCAAGGCATGCTCCAGGGCGACTTCGGCCGCTCCTACGTCTACCGGCAACCGGCGATGGACCTGATCCTGGAACGCCTGCCGGCAACGATGGAAATCGTCGTCGTGGCGATGATCTTCGCGGCACTGGTGGCCATCCCGCTCGGCGTCTATGCCGGCGCCAATCCCAACCGCACGACCAGCCGGGCGATCATGTCCGGCTCGCTTCTCGGCATCTCGCTGCCCAGCTTCTGGGTCGGCATGATGCTGATTTTCGTATTGGCGGTGCAATGGCAGATCTTCCCCTCCTCCGGGCGGGGCGACACGGTCGAGTTCCTCGGACTGAAGCTGTCGATCCTGACGCTGGACGGCTGGTACCACATCATCCTGCCGTCGCTGACGCTCTCTCTGGCAACGATGGCGATCATCCTGCGCATCACCCGTGCGGGCATGATGGAGGTCATGCGCCAGGACTACATGAAATTCGCCCGCGCCAAGGGCGTGTCGCGACGCGGCGTGCTCTACGGGCACGGCCTGCGCAACGCCCTGATCCCCGTGGTGACGATCTTCGGTCTCCAGCTCGGCGACCTGATCGCCTTCGCGACGATCACGGAAACCATCTTCGCCTGGCCCGGCCTCGGCAAGCTGTTGATCGATTCCATCTATCGCGCCGATCGCCCGGTGATCGTGGTCTATCTGATGCTGGTCGCCTTCATCTTCGTCGTGATCAACTTCCTCGTCGACATGGTCTACACTTGGATCGACCCGCGCATTACGGTGAAATGA
- a CDS encoding GntR family transcriptional regulator, with the protein MSSTEPGQTLAETTHDRLRKMIVSGELPAGTRLQEKPFADRLGVSRTPVREAIARLVSEGLVTRSLGGVPVVNQISISEIIEILHVRRLLECEAARQAASVNSPVEPLLALRARTQAALEGARPGPGEHAELDEELHTTIARIAGSKLLTELVQSMKLKTRIFDKGFIPDRFEPGLHEHLEILDAILARDADRAGAAMRRHLDNVREAILTHIHRLY; encoded by the coding sequence ATGAGCAGCACCGAACCCGGACAAACGCTTGCCGAAACCACGCATGACCGCTTGCGAAAAATGATCGTGAGCGGAGAGTTGCCCGCCGGCACCCGCCTGCAGGAAAAGCCCTTCGCCGACCGCCTCGGCGTGTCGCGCACGCCGGTTCGCGAGGCGATTGCCCGTCTTGTATCGGAGGGGCTCGTCACCCGCTCGCTGGGTGGCGTGCCCGTGGTGAACCAGATTTCCATCTCGGAAATCATTGAGATCCTTCATGTTCGCCGTCTCCTTGAGTGCGAAGCCGCACGTCAGGCCGCAAGCGTCAACTCCCCCGTCGAGCCGCTTCTGGCGCTTCGCGCCCGCACCCAGGCCGCCCTGGAGGGGGCCAGACCGGGGCCTGGCGAACATGCGGAACTCGACGAGGAACTCCACACCACAATCGCGAGGATCGCCGGATCGAAGCTGCTCACGGAACTCGTTCAAAGCATGAAGCTCAAGACGCGGATCTTTGACAAGGGGTTCATTCCCGACAGGTTCGAGCCCGGGTTGCACGAACATCTGGAGATCCTGGACGCGATTCTCGCCCGGGACGCGGACCGCGCCGGCGCCGCGATGCGGCGCCATCTCGACAACGTCCGCGAAGCGATTCTCACACATATCCATCGTCTGTACTGA
- a CDS encoding ectoine synthase codes for MIVRTFKAAGDAPVFRTIASREIVSGRDNVGHSLFDTAFPAGRDDCVREGASGGFGAQAHYCVTGEGTVCVDGKCWPLIPETLVAAPACARVRIAADTQMRLCSVFAGDPQEVSAGTLVRSVDDITGTARDVFWGNGQSRRLLVRADGYGFALCQTLGNPETDSPLQYRHHFESCYYVAGSGEYVWQQGRHPIDTNGAGGTVFIMNRNDAHRMVVRDASICLSIFTPPIEGMESHDFSGSAPSSY; via the coding sequence ATGATCGTCAGAACGTTCAAGGCCGCAGGCGACGCGCCGGTCTTCCGGACAATCGCTTCGCGCGAGATCGTTTCCGGTCGAGACAACGTCGGCCACAGTCTGTTCGATACGGCGTTTCCGGCAGGCCGGGACGACTGCGTGCGCGAAGGGGCGAGCGGCGGTTTCGGGGCGCAGGCGCATTATTGCGTGACCGGAGAGGGCACGGTTTGTGTCGATGGCAAGTGCTGGCCGCTGATTCCGGAAACGCTGGTCGCTGCGCCGGCATGCGCCAGGGTCCGGATCGCTGCGGATACGCAGATGCGCTTGTGTTCCGTCTTCGCCGGCGACCCGCAAGAGGTGTCTGCTGGAACGCTGGTGCGCAGCGTAGACGATATCACCGGAACCGCGCGCGATGTTTTCTGGGGCAATGGCCAGAGCCGTCGGTTGCTCGTGCGTGCGGATGGGTATGGATTTGCGCTGTGCCAGACGCTTGGCAATCCGGAGACGGATTCTCCTCTCCAGTACCGCCATCATTTCGAGTCCTGCTATTACGTTGCCGGCAGCGGCGAATATGTCTGGCAGCAGGGACGCCATCCGATCGACACCAATGGTGCCGGCGGCACTGTCTTCATCATGAACCGGAATGATGCTCACCGGATGGTGGTTCGGGACGCCTCGATCTGTCTGAGCATCTTCACGCCGCCGATCGAGGGTATGGAATCGCATGATTTCTCCGGCTCGGCACCGTCTTCCTATTAA
- a CDS encoding ABC transporter substrate-binding protein, giving the protein MTLHTDIKRLLASVAVVAMTATGAIAADKSLTVGLTSDAVHMDPQAGEELSSNIMYYHLYDPLVRRDAELQFGPGLAESWELTDDVTWVFTLRDDVKFHDGDALKASDVVFTLDRLKGSLMANLAANIESFRAIDERTVEIKTFRPYAALPNDLAAILILSEDHVKKVGDDLDRQPMGTGPYKLVEWVKEDRIALEAFDDYYMGEAEIETVTFRPITNPATRTAALLTGEVDIVQDLAVRDVDRVKRTEGYEVVTRPSLLNLVLALDMRAKSPTIEGDNPMTDRRVREAMARAIDVDTISKIIMNGLSTPSAQYVPESHVGHLEGENFHEIYPFDVDKAKALMADAGYADGFTMTLDATNNRYVNDAQIAQALASMLAKINIDLQLNLMPKSNFFGYIRVPSDQSSFIMSGWDVPSGDAGSMYGVMFYSRDKKDGYGQVNRGAYSNPEVDALIDKADSTPRVAERDAYLQDVTRILLKDIPMIPVHYEQDIYGASTAVEFAPRTDKFLWAYDMDIKG; this is encoded by the coding sequence ATGACATTGCATACTGATATCAAACGCCTTCTTGCCTCCGTCGCCGTCGTGGCCATGACCGCCACGGGCGCGATCGCCGCAGACAAGTCCTTGACCGTCGGCCTGACCTCCGACGCGGTACATATGGACCCGCAGGCGGGCGAGGAGCTCAGCTCCAACATCATGTACTACCACCTTTACGATCCGCTCGTTCGCCGCGACGCCGAGCTGCAGTTCGGACCGGGCCTTGCGGAAAGCTGGGAACTGACCGACGACGTCACCTGGGTCTTCACCCTGCGCGACGACGTGAAATTCCACGACGGTGACGCCCTCAAGGCCTCCGACGTCGTCTTTACCCTCGATCGGCTGAAGGGCTCGCTGATGGCCAATCTCGCGGCCAACATCGAGAGCTTTCGCGCCATCGACGAGCGCACCGTAGAGATCAAGACCTTCCGCCCCTACGCAGCGCTGCCGAATGACCTCGCCGCCATTCTCATCCTGTCGGAGGATCACGTGAAGAAGGTCGGCGACGACCTCGACCGCCAGCCGATGGGCACAGGCCCCTACAAGCTGGTGGAGTGGGTCAAGGAAGACCGTATCGCGCTCGAGGCCTTCGACGACTACTACATGGGCGAAGCGGAGATCGAGACCGTCACTTTCCGCCCGATCACAAATCCGGCAACCCGCACCGCGGCACTTCTGACCGGCGAAGTGGACATCGTGCAGGATCTGGCCGTGCGCGACGTCGACCGCGTCAAGCGTACAGAGGGCTATGAGGTCGTCACCCGACCGAGCCTCCTGAACCTGGTGCTGGCGCTCGACATGCGCGCCAAGAGCCCGACAATCGAGGGCGACAACCCGATGACCGACCGTCGCGTGCGCGAGGCCATGGCACGGGCGATCGATGTCGACACGATCTCCAAGATCATCATGAACGGCCTGTCGACGCCTTCCGCGCAGTATGTGCCGGAAAGCCACGTCGGACATCTCGAAGGCGAGAACTTCCACGAGATCTATCCGTTCGACGTGGACAAGGCCAAGGCGCTGATGGCGGATGCGGGCTACGCGGACGGCTTCACGATGACGCTGGATGCGACCAACAACCGCTATGTCAACGACGCGCAGATCGCCCAGGCGCTTGCCTCGATGCTGGCGAAGATCAACATCGACCTGCAGCTCAACCTGATGCCGAAGTCGAACTTCTTCGGTTACATCCGGGTGCCGTCCGACCAGTCGAGCTTCATCATGTCCGGCTGGGACGTTCCCTCCGGCGATGCCGGCTCGATGTATGGCGTGATGTTCTATTCGCGCGACAAGAAGGACGGCTACGGCCAGGTCAACCGCGGCGCCTACTCCAACCCTGAAGTGGATGCGCTGATCGACAAGGCCGACAGCACCCCGCGGGTCGCGGAACGCGATGCCTACCTGCAGGACGTCACCAGGATCCTGCTGAAGGACATCCCGATGATCCCGGTTCACTACGAGCAGGACATCTACGGCGCCAGCACGGCGGTCGAATTCGCACCGCGCACGGACAAGTTCCTCTGGGCCTACGACATGGACATCAAGGGCTGA
- a CDS encoding VOC family protein, producing MTDTPAIQRPEGEAQLTITFLYYRDIPKAQAFYEKVLGLTLAIDQGWSKIYKIAGTGHVGLVDETRGAHRAADTKPVQLCLRVDDVDAWHAWVKSCGVANLTEAKDSPALKIRAFMFDDPEGYQIEIQTPLA from the coding sequence ATGACTGACACCCCCGCCATCCAGCGCCCGGAAGGCGAAGCGCAGCTCACCATCACGTTTCTCTATTATCGCGACATCCCCAAGGCGCAGGCCTTTTACGAAAAGGTCCTCGGCCTGACGCTCGCCATCGATCAGGGCTGGTCGAAGATCTACAAGATCGCCGGCACCGGCCACGTCGGCCTGGTCGACGAGACCCGCGGCGCGCATCGCGCGGCCGACACAAAGCCCGTGCAGCTTTGCCTGCGCGTGGATGACGTCGACGCCTGGCATGCCTGGGTGAAGAGCTGCGGCGTCGCCAATCTGACCGAGGCCAAGGACAGCCCGGCGCTGAAGATCCGGGCCTTCATGTTCGACGATCCGGAAGGCTACCAGATCGAGATCCAGACGCCGCTCGCCTGA
- a CDS encoding gamma-glutamylcyclotransferase: MPNGDLWVFGYGSLMWRPGFRHDDVRRARVHGYRRALCLLCCEHRGTRDKPGLVFGLEKGGSCVGLAYRIPDEIRARAIAYLRARELAGGAYSERVVSARLCDGTEIRALCYTANPTHERYVPKMSAPAAARIVTHARGQAGANIDYMLNTLRHLQGLGIDDPWLCDVARLVSAPRHRSPISTAPRAR; the protein is encoded by the coding sequence ATGCCGAATGGCGACTTATGGGTATTCGGATACGGGTCGTTGATGTGGCGACCGGGATTTCGCCATGACGACGTGCGCCGGGCACGGGTCCACGGCTATCGCCGGGCACTCTGTCTTTTGTGCTGCGAGCACCGGGGAACCCGCGACAAGCCGGGACTGGTGTTCGGACTGGAAAAGGGCGGCTCCTGCGTCGGGCTGGCCTACCGCATCCCCGACGAGATCCGCGCGCGCGCCATCGCCTATCTGCGAGCGCGGGAACTTGCCGGCGGTGCATACAGCGAACGCGTCGTGAGTGCGCGCCTGTGCGACGGAACGGAAATCCGGGCGCTCTGCTACACCGCGAATCCCACGCACGAACGCTATGTCCCGAAAATGTCGGCGCCGGCCGCCGCGCGGATCGTGACCCATGCCCGGGGCCAGGCGGGCGCAAACATAGACTACATGCTCAACACCCTGCGGCATCTGCAGGGTCTTGGGATCGACGATCCGTGGCTTTGCGATGTCGCCCGGCTGGTGAGTGCGCCTCGGCACCGCTCCCCCATCTCGACAGCGCCCCGCGCCCGGTGA
- the hydA gene encoding dihydropyrimidinase — protein sequence MTETAYDTVIRNGTVVTAGGRFEADVALSAGKVVALGRGLSRGRDEIDATGNLVLPGGVDTHCHIEQLSGAGVMNADTFETATRSAAFGGTTTTVSFAAQHPGMRISRVMADYAALAERGALIDHAYHMIVADTSGENLDDVARLIEAGHRSIKIFTTYDKVRLDDLSILNVLDVARAHGAMVCFHAENDGLIRWATTRLLDAGKTEPKYHAASHPRLAELEALERVCRFSEATGQPVVLFHVSTKEGVAIVRAARARGAPVFAETCPHYLLMTEDVLDRPGREAAAVMCSPPQRQADDQEALWQALALGDLQLVTSDHAPYRMDESGKFSNGEDAPFNRIANGMPGLELRLPLMFDAMVHGDRLGAEKFVEFTATAPARIFGLANKGHLSPGADADIAIWDPAARKTFADNDLHDNVGYNPFSGREVHGWPTTVLSRGETIVQDGDVLARPGRGKRIEMRRSPAMRARAPVV from the coding sequence ATGACTGAAACTGCCTACGATACGGTGATCCGGAACGGGACCGTCGTAACCGCCGGGGGGCGCTTCGAGGCCGATGTGGCCCTGAGCGCGGGAAAGGTTGTCGCCCTCGGGCGGGGCCTGTCGCGCGGCCGGGACGAGATTGACGCCACCGGGAATCTGGTGTTGCCGGGCGGGGTCGATACCCACTGCCATATCGAGCAGCTGTCCGGCGCGGGCGTGATGAATGCCGATACGTTCGAGACCGCCACTCGGTCGGCGGCCTTTGGCGGAACGACCACGACGGTCTCTTTCGCCGCCCAGCACCCCGGCATGCGGATTTCCAGGGTCATGGCCGATTATGCGGCGCTTGCCGAGCGCGGTGCGCTGATCGATCACGCCTACCACATGATCGTTGCCGATACGTCCGGCGAAAACCTCGACGACGTCGCGCGTCTCATCGAGGCCGGGCATCGCTCGATCAAAATCTTCACGACCTACGACAAGGTGCGGCTTGATGATCTCTCGATCCTCAACGTTCTGGACGTCGCCCGCGCCCATGGCGCCATGGTCTGCTTTCACGCCGAAAACGACGGGCTGATCCGCTGGGCGACGACGCGTTTGCTGGATGCCGGCAAGACCGAGCCGAAGTATCATGCGGCGTCGCATCCGCGTCTCGCCGAACTGGAAGCGCTGGAGCGTGTGTGCCGTTTTTCCGAGGCGACCGGCCAGCCGGTCGTGCTGTTTCATGTCTCGACCAAGGAGGGCGTTGCCATCGTGCGGGCGGCGCGGGCCCGCGGTGCGCCGGTCTTCGCGGAAACCTGTCCGCACTATCTGTTGATGACGGAGGATGTGCTGGACCGCCCGGGACGCGAGGCGGCGGCCGTCATGTGCAGCCCGCCGCAGCGCCAGGCGGACGACCAGGAGGCGCTCTGGCAGGCGCTGGCGCTCGGCGACCTTCAGCTTGTGACCTCTGATCATGCGCCGTATCGCATGGATGAGAGCGGCAAGTTCTCCAATGGTGAGGACGCGCCCTTCAACCGGATCGCCAACGGCATGCCGGGGCTGGAGCTGCGGCTTCCCTTGATGTTCGACGCGATGGTTCATGGCGACAGGCTCGGCGCCGAGAAATTCGTCGAATTTACGGCGACGGCGCCGGCGCGCATTTTCGGTCTGGCGAACAAGGGACACCTTTCGCCGGGCGCCGATGCCGATATCGCGATCTGGGATCCGGCCGCGCGCAAGACCTTCGCCGACAACGACCTTCATGACAACGTCGGCTACAATCCGTTTTCGGGTCGTGAGGTTCACGGTTGGCCGACCACGGTTCTGTCGCGCGGCGAGACAATCGTCCAGGACGGCGACGTTCTGGCAAGGCCGGGGCGGGGAAAGCGCATCGAGATGCGGCGCAGCCCGGCCATGCGGGCGCGTGCACCCGTCGTTTAG
- a CDS encoding lysine N(6)-hydroxylase/L-ornithine N(5)-oxygenase family protein yields the protein MTNGPYDVIGVGIGPFNLGLACLTQPIRDLDCLFLESRDQFNWHDGTLLETATLQTPFLCDLVTLADPTNEFSFLNYLKQTGRIYAFYAVLLDTDNFFVLRNEFNRYYRWAAGRLDNVVFNRDVEEIDYDEASGLYRVTCLNTKMDQRKTLLARRVVLGSGMVPNVPEACEPYRDGVVHTADYMRHREALRSKASITIVGSGQSAAEVYYDLLGDIDRHGYRLNWLTRSSRLVPRELTKLTLQMTTPDYADYFYALPRPKRAALVEEMKAIFQGINPCLINDIYDLRYRKRLNGDVDTMLMSNTEIIGCTRDEATGRFQMTFLQTEEEKPFALESEALILGTGYRFKVPGYLAPLADRINWSDNGRIAVARNGSIDRNGGEIFIQNAEIHADGYLPPDLGQSCYRNSVIIREVLGKPYYPIEQSTAFQRFSAPESSTDAAFSAGA from the coding sequence ATGACGAACGGACCATATGACGTGATCGGGGTCGGTATCGGGCCGTTCAATCTGGGCCTGGCCTGTCTGACGCAGCCGATCAGGGACCTGGATTGCCTCTTTCTGGAAAGCCGCGACCAATTCAACTGGCACGATGGCACCTTGCTGGAAACAGCGACCCTCCAGACCCCGTTCCTCTGTGACCTGGTGACGCTTGCCGACCCCACCAACGAGTTCAGTTTCCTGAACTATCTCAAGCAGACCGGGCGGATCTACGCGTTTTATGCCGTCCTGCTCGACACCGACAATTTTTTCGTGCTCCGCAACGAGTTCAACCGGTACTACCGCTGGGCGGCGGGGCGGCTCGACAATGTCGTTTTCAATCGCGACGTCGAGGAGATCGACTACGATGAGGCGAGCGGGCTCTACCGCGTCACCTGCCTCAACACCAAGATGGATCAGCGCAAGACGTTGCTGGCGCGCCGCGTCGTTCTGGGGTCGGGCATGGTGCCGAATGTGCCGGAGGCGTGCGAGCCGTATCGCGACGGGGTGGTGCACACCGCCGACTACATGCGCCATCGCGAGGCACTCCGCTCCAAAGCCTCCATCACGATCGTCGGCAGCGGCCAGAGCGCGGCCGAGGTTTACTATGATCTCCTGGGCGACATCGACCGCCACGGCTACCGGCTGAACTGGCTCACACGGTCATCGCGTCTTGTCCCGCGCGAACTGACCAAGCTGACGCTGCAAATGACGACGCCGGACTACGCCGATTACTTCTACGCCCTGCCGCGGCCGAAGCGTGCGGCACTGGTGGAGGAAATGAAGGCGATCTTCCAGGGCATCAATCCCTGTCTGATCAACGACATCTACGATCTGCGCTATCGCAAGCGGCTGAACGGGGATGTCGACACGATGCTGATGTCGAACACTGAAATCATCGGCTGTACGCGCGACGAGGCAACGGGGCGTTTCCAGATGACCTTCCTCCAGACCGAGGAAGAAAAGCCCTTCGCTCTGGAAAGCGAGGCCCTGATCCTCGGCACCGGCTACCGCTTCAAGGTTCCCGGTTATCTGGCGCCGTTGGCGGACCGGATCAACTGGAGCGACAACGGCCGCATTGCGGTGGCGCGCAACGGATCGATCGACAGGAACGGCGGCGAGATCTTCATCCAGAACGCGGAGATCCACGCGGACGGCTATCTGCCGCCGGATCTTGGCCAGTCCTGCTACCGCAATTCGGTGATCATTCGCGAGGTTCTGGGCAAACCCTATTATCCGATCGAGCAAAGCACGGCCTTCCAGCGGTTTTCCGCACCTGAAAGCAGCACGGATGCGGCCTTTTCGGCCGGAGCGTAA